A single genomic interval of Drosophila virilis strain 15010-1051.87 chromosome 2, Dvir_AGI_RSII-ME, whole genome shotgun sequence harbors:
- the mtd gene encoding TLD domain-containing protein 2 isoform X23 — MKMCELIVNQRQVLSMSTDEYRKTSLFATGSFDLDFPIPDLIGKTEILTEEHREKLCAHLPARAEGYSWSLIFSTSQHGFALNSLYRKMARLESPVLIVIEDTEHNVFGALTSCSLHVSDHFYGTGESLLYKFNPSFKVFHWTGENMYFIKGNMESLSIGAGDGRFGLWLDGDLNQGRSQHCSTYGNEPLAPQEDFVIKTLECWAFV, encoded by the exons ATGAAAATGTGCGAACTGATTGTCAATCAACGTCAG GTGCTGTCTATGAGCACAGATGAATATCGCAAGACCTCACTCTTTGCAACTGGTTCCTTCGACCTGGACTTTCCCATACCAGATCTAATTGGCAAAACAGAGATACTCACAGAAGAGCATCG TGAAAAACTATGCGCACATTTGCCGGCGCGCGCCGAAGGCTATTCGTGGTCCCTAATCTTTAGCACATCGCAACATGGTTTCGCCCTCAACTCGCTGTACCGCAAGATGGCGCGACTGGAGAGTCCAGTTTTGATTGTTATCGAGGATACAGAGCACAAT GTATTTGGTGCCCTGACCTCCTGCTCGCTGCATGTgtccgatcatttctatggcaccGGCGAATCCCTGCTCTACAAATTTAATCCCAGCTTCAAAGTATTCCATTGGACTGGCGAGAATATGTACTTTATCAAGGGCAACATGGAGAGCCTTTCGATTGGCGCTGGCGA CGGTCGCTTTGGCCTGTGGCTGGACGGAGATCTGAATCAGGGCCGATCGCAGCATTGCAGCACCTATGGCAACGAGCCATTGGCACCACAAGAAGACTTTGTTATCAAAACACTCGAATGCTGGGCATTTGTTTAA
- the LOC26530852 gene encoding TPR-containing protein DDB_G0280363 → MSSTKKFGLSSSSAQNAFSSMRNFYQSHAIAGAASNVLQLQQHHQQQQPQQQQQQQQKQQKQLVKAATKGARLGNWKLERTGAQRVSNVGRLSKVIGVKKTLVNQMQGMVQTLRPKLRSQAILMQGVPQTSSKYRIYGQTKLFSSMSSLQARSSCSSSSALFSPVVQRRRLSSSSHQSLSLPLTHSSVVQQRYNQTGGVQEKRNGELARDISRSIQSELMQVDPSTKRLISCARGKTDLASYEDDDDDDVNDEEQHQQHQQLQMQQFHQPLHYDPLEGWNHPRPLKHVETMRTANDDNLAKQRKPLRRKLTNIRYKDDSGEQTVKQQFVQPSLHSRKLQAQLGELYSSSSKLRSEKQRSDLRKQQHFQSSLSSELLATPSNWERDMSTHDERYKQKSSEREYIERNVLKTEQDEAVAAAAADAAGSRMDDLHYQSKMAANLMSASQRVINKQYEGYRNYLLDARSKSVQASLAKNIVQSVSPTPLVKVPSKPPTPKTRLMTMGRPNLSKSKHSATSSPKAKGGPVAVQSKRVAPKMMPKKSLFGLGQSKQDMANKLEKTMRSKSNSPSWSTSNIQQQKQQKQQQKQQHNQHNQHNQHKQHKQQRQHKQQRQQPRQHGNPNQQLRQMSQAPHGSQMRLGEMRESQKPDEDYTRERLQNDVLMPNEYTKESAVQRLGNIFEKRTSHAHYSQQRARQ, encoded by the coding sequence ATGAGCAGTACTAAGAAGTTTGgtctgagcagcagcagcgcccaGAATGCCTTCAGCTCAATGCGAAATTTCTATCAGAGTCACGCGATTGCGGGTGCAGCAAGCAATGTTttacagctgcaacagcatcatcaacagcagcagccgcagcagcagcagcagcagcagcaaaagcagcaaaaacagctAGTTAAGGCGGCGACGAAAGGTGCGCGCCTAGGTAACTGGAAGTTGGAGCGCACCGGTGCGCAAAGGGTGTCTAATGTGGGACGCCTGAGCAAGGTGATAGGCGTTAAGAAGACTCTGGTTAATCAGATGCAGGGCATGGTGCAGACGCTGCGACCAAAATTGAGATCGCAAGCGATTCTGATGCAGGGCGTGCCGCAGACTAGCTCCAAGTATAGAATATACGGCCAGACAAAGCTCTTCTCCTCGATGAGCAGCCTGCAGGCGCGCAGCAgctgtagcagcagcagcgccctCTTCAGCCCCGTCGTTCAGAGGCGTCGCCTgtccagcagcagccaccagtcgctgtcgctgccgctgacGCACAGCTCCGTTGTGCAGCAGCGTTACAATCAGACGGGCGGTGTGCAGGAGAAGCGTAACGGGGAGCTGGCCAGAGACATTAGCCGTTCCATACAGTCTGAGCTGATGCAGGTCGACCCGAGCACCAAGCGGCTTATCAGTTGCGCTCGCGGCAAAACGGACCTGGCCAGCTacgaagacgacgacgacgatgacgtcAACGATGaggagcagcatcagcagcatcagcagctgcaaatgcagcaattCCATCAGCCGTTGCATTACGATCCGCTCGAGGGCTGGAATCACCCGCGTCCATTGAAACATGTCGAAACAATGAGAACCGCCAACGATGACAATCTCGCCAAACAACGCAAGCCGCTGCGCCGCAAGCTGACCAACATACGCTACAAGGACGACAGCGGTGAGCAGACAGTCAAACAGCAGTTTGTCCAGCCAAGTCTGCACAGCCGTAAGCTGCAGGCCCAGCTGGGCGAGCTGTACTCAAGCTCCTCCAAGCTGCGCTCCGAGAAGCAACGCAGCGACCTGCGCAAGCAGCAGCACTTTCAGAGTTCCCTTTCCTCAGAGCTGTTGGCGACGCCAAGCAACTGGGAACGGGATATGTCAACGCACGATGAGCGCTACAAGCAAAAGTCATCGGAACGCGAGTATATCGAGCGCAATGTCCTGAAAACCGAACAAGATGAGGCCGTGGCAGCTGCGGCGGCCGATGCCGCCGGCAGTCGCATGGATGATCTGCATTATCAATCGAAAATGGCCGCCAATTTGATGAGCGCCTCGCAGCGTGTCATTAACAAACAGTACGAGGGCTATCGCAACTATCTGCTGGATGCGCGCAGCAAGTCCGTGCAGGCTTCGCTGGCCAAAAATATTGTTCAGTCGGTGAGTCCAACGCCGCTGGTTAAAGTGCCCAGCAAGCCGCCGACACCCAAAACTCGTCTCATGACGATGGGCCGCCCCAATTTGTCCAAGTCGAAGCATTCAGCGACATCTAGCCCCAAGGCCAAGGGTGGGCCCGTTGCCGTGCAGTCCAAGCGAGTTGCACCCAAAATGATGCCCAAGAAGAGCCTGTTCGGGCTGGGACAATCGAAACAGGACATGGCCAACAAATTGGAGAAAACAATGCGCTCCAAATCCAATAGTCCCTCCTGGAGCACCAGCAATatacagcagcaaaaacagcagaaacaacagcaaaagcaacagcacaaTCAGCACAATCAGCACAATCAGCACAAACAGCAcaaacagcagcggcagcacaaACAGCAGAGGCAACAGCCGAGGCAGCACGGAAATCCTAACCAGCAGCTGCGCCAAATGTCCCAGGCACCGCATGGATCCCAAATGCGTTTAGGCGAGATGCGCGAATCCCAAAAGCCAGATGAGGATTATACGCGCGAAAGACTGCAAAATGACGTACTGATGCCAAACGAATATACCAAGGAGTCGGCGGTGCAACGTTTGGGcaatatatttgaaaagcgcaccagccacgcccactatTCACAGCAGCGCGCACGCCAATAG
- the mtd gene encoding TLD domain-containing protein 2 isoform X22 encodes MSVKPIKLSKIAKYIRKKVLSMSTDEYRKTSLFATGSFDLDFPIPDLIGKTEILTEEHREKLCAHLPARAEGYSWSLIFSTSQHGFALNSLYRKMARLESPVLIVIEDTEHNVFGALTSCSLHVSDHFYGTGESLLYKFNPSFKVFHWTGENMYFIKGNMESLSIGAGDGRFGLWLDGDLNQGRSQHCSTYGNEPLAPQEDFVIKTLECWAFV; translated from the exons GTGCTGTCTATGAGCACAGATGAATATCGCAAGACCTCACTCTTTGCAACTGGTTCCTTCGACCTGGACTTTCCCATACCAGATCTAATTGGCAAAACAGAGATACTCACAGAAGAGCATCG TGAAAAACTATGCGCACATTTGCCGGCGCGCGCCGAAGGCTATTCGTGGTCCCTAATCTTTAGCACATCGCAACATGGTTTCGCCCTCAACTCGCTGTACCGCAAGATGGCGCGACTGGAGAGTCCAGTTTTGATTGTTATCGAGGATACAGAGCACAAT GTATTTGGTGCCCTGACCTCCTGCTCGCTGCATGTgtccgatcatttctatggcaccGGCGAATCCCTGCTCTACAAATTTAATCCCAGCTTCAAAGTATTCCATTGGACTGGCGAGAATATGTACTTTATCAAGGGCAACATGGAGAGCCTTTCGATTGGCGCTGGCGA CGGTCGCTTTGGCCTGTGGCTGGACGGAGATCTGAATCAGGGCCGATCGCAGCATTGCAGCACCTATGGCAACGAGCCATTGGCACCACAAGAAGACTTTGTTATCAAAACACTCGAATGCTGGGCATTTGTTTAA
- the mtd gene encoding TLD domain-containing protein 2 isoform X21: MSTDEYRKTSLFATGSFDLDFPIPDLIGKTEILTEEHREKLCAHLPARAEGYSWSLIFSTSQHGFALNSLYRKMARLESPVLIVIEDTEHNVFGALTSCSLHVSDHFYGTGESLLYKFNPSFKVFHWTGENMYFIKGNMESLSIGAGDGRFGLWLDGDLNQGRSQHCSTYGNEPLAPQEDFVIKTLECWAFV; encoded by the exons ATGAGCACAGATGAATATCGCAAGACCTCACTCTTTGCAACTGGTTCCTTCGACCTGGACTTTCCCATACCAGATCTAATTGGCAAAACAGAGATACTCACAGAAGAGCATCG TGAAAAACTATGCGCACATTTGCCGGCGCGCGCCGAAGGCTATTCGTGGTCCCTAATCTTTAGCACATCGCAACATGGTTTCGCCCTCAACTCGCTGTACCGCAAGATGGCGCGACTGGAGAGTCCAGTTTTGATTGTTATCGAGGATACAGAGCACAAT GTATTTGGTGCCCTGACCTCCTGCTCGCTGCATGTgtccgatcatttctatggcaccGGCGAATCCCTGCTCTACAAATTTAATCCCAGCTTCAAAGTATTCCATTGGACTGGCGAGAATATGTACTTTATCAAGGGCAACATGGAGAGCCTTTCGATTGGCGCTGGCGA CGGTCGCTTTGGCCTGTGGCTGGACGGAGATCTGAATCAGGGCCGATCGCAGCATTGCAGCACCTATGGCAACGAGCCATTGGCACCACAAGAAGACTTTGTTATCAAAACACTCGAATGCTGGGCATTTGTTTAA